A stretch of the Pseudosulfitobacter pseudonitzschiae genome encodes the following:
- a CDS encoding tripartite tricarboxylate transporter TctB family protein, with protein MSSSEHIRGATGRLDFLIGVVAAVGALLVIFWLIPSQIEITSRSGQLSARVFPSLSAGIVGLFGLALMIKNRHHALKPAPHAGPRILIETLAWLVWAGAALLLLSTAGFIVAGALSSFAAMLLAGQRHRLLWCAMASILLPVAIQQLAWHAFYIQLP; from the coding sequence ATGAGTTCGTCTGAACATATCCGGGGCGCCACCGGGCGCCTCGACTTCCTGATCGGGGTGGTCGCCGCGGTTGGCGCACTGCTGGTGATCTTCTGGCTGATCCCGTCTCAGATCGAGATCACGTCCCGGTCAGGACAACTTTCCGCGCGGGTGTTCCCAAGTCTCTCTGCCGGGATTGTCGGGCTGTTTGGCCTCGCGCTGATGATCAAGAACCGTCACCACGCCCTCAAGCCGGCACCCCATGCCGGCCCACGCATCCTGATCGAGACACTTGCCTGGCTGGTCTGGGCGGGTGCGGCGCTCCTGCTCCTGTCGACAGCCGGTTTCATCGTGGCCGGTGCCTTGTCCAGCTTTGCTGCCATGCTGCTTGCCGGCCAGCGCCATCGTCTGCTCTGGTGCGCCATGGCATCCATCCTGCTGCCTGTCGCCATCCAGCAGCTTGCCTGGCACGCCTTCTATATCCAGCTACCCTGA
- a CDS encoding DUF3604 domain-containing protein — MTIKRNVDPEMIGESRLQTVPGTDPALFGTAVMDGPSHVEVRSYQSFKITYTTGKLGLDDTGAIRVAFRLISDAGALQTSDPTAANYVTARSSGDGQLMLKYDRNGGQRPWNETLTIYQRGGYLNPGETIEITLGDTSQGSPGMLMSTFYEGARVFRVLADVQATGNFIPLPDTRLELTVGAGPLHRYRAVLPTRRRPGEPFVLGLKAEDLWGNPTDQGPIRFTVESTLAVEGLPELIDFSPESGALRLEGLSVRETGLLTLKLTSDQGHVVEAGPLQIREGIAHYWGDLHGQTGETVGTNSIEHYFDFARNKSFLDVTSHQANDFQIKPAFWEKLNQLTAQVNEPGIFTVLPGYEWSGNTAVGGDHNVFFRDEGASIYRCSHALVAEHDDLDADAHTLTDLYEKLHAEPVDSVMYAHVGGRYANIFFDHDPTLEAAVEVHSAWGSFEWVLTDGFPIRRRVGVVANSDGHKGRPGASYPGASFFGAYGGLTCFLMEENTRDTVFEAIRRRHTYGTSGPRVAIDIEATLPEGGTLYHRNPIAQPDGTTEEVTRCTMGDIVRSNGASARVSVAVEAPCGIESIELRSATDVVTLWRGFGDKDLGSRLRLMWSGAEYRGRGRNTRWQGRAQVAGGKIAEFAPVNRLNPEQPLQQVGSNSVIFNTITTGNRMGCDLWLKGETPTLTVETNHGTLSLDPTSMGVSPVVMEAGGLARRLVAQRLPDAPLQRSAGFDAEVEIAATGDTPVWLCVNLEDGNQAWTSPIYLHRD, encoded by the coding sequence ATGACAATCAAACGCAACGTCGATCCAGAGATGATCGGAGAATCCCGCTTGCAGACGGTTCCCGGCACAGATCCCGCTCTTTTTGGTACGGCAGTCATGGACGGCCCGTCCCATGTCGAAGTCCGCAGCTATCAGAGTTTCAAGATCACTTACACCACCGGTAAGCTCGGGCTGGACGACACCGGCGCGATCCGTGTGGCGTTCCGGCTGATCTCTGATGCGGGCGCGCTACAGACCAGCGATCCAACGGCGGCCAACTATGTCACGGCACGGTCCTCGGGTGACGGTCAGTTGATGCTGAAATACGACCGTAATGGTGGCCAGCGGCCCTGGAACGAAACGCTCACGATCTATCAGCGCGGCGGCTACCTGAATCCGGGCGAGACCATCGAGATCACGCTGGGTGACACCTCGCAAGGCTCGCCGGGCATGCTGATGTCGACCTTTTATGAGGGCGCGCGCGTGTTCCGGGTTCTGGCGGACGTGCAAGCAACCGGCAACTTTATCCCGCTGCCCGACACGCGTCTTGAACTCACCGTTGGCGCAGGCCCCTTGCACCGCTACCGTGCCGTGCTGCCGACACGCCGCCGCCCGGGTGAGCCATTCGTGCTGGGCCTGAAGGCCGAAGACCTGTGGGGCAACCCGACCGATCAGGGGCCAATCCGTTTCACAGTCGAAAGCACTCTTGCCGTGGAGGGCCTGCCAGAGTTGATCGACTTTTCCCCGGAAAGTGGCGCGCTGCGCCTTGAGGGCCTGAGTGTGCGAGAGACCGGTCTGCTGACCTTGAAGCTGACCTCTGACCAGGGCCATGTGGTCGAAGCGGGGCCGCTGCAGATCCGCGAGGGCATCGCGCATTATTGGGGCGACCTGCATGGTCAGACCGGTGAGACGGTCGGAACCAATTCGATCGAGCATTATTTCGATTTTGCTCGTAACAAGTCCTTCTTGGACGTGACCTCGCATCAGGCGAACGACTTTCAGATCAAGCCTGCCTTTTGGGAAAAATTGAACCAGCTCACCGCGCAGGTAAACGAGCCTGGCATCTTCACGGTGCTTCCCGGCTATGAATGGTCCGGCAACACCGCAGTGGGTGGCGATCACAACGTCTTTTTCCGCGACGAAGGCGCAAGCATCTATCGCTGCTCGCATGCACTGGTGGCAGAGCATGACGACCTTGATGCCGATGCGCACACTTTGACCGATCTCTACGAAAAGCTGCACGCAGAGCCGGTGGACTCAGTGATGTACGCCCATGTCGGTGGTCGTTATGCCAATATCTTCTTCGATCATGATCCGACGTTGGAAGCCGCGGTCGAGGTCCATTCGGCCTGGGGCAGCTTTGAATGGGTTCTGACCGATGGCTTCCCGATCCGACGCCGTGTTGGCGTTGTCGCAAACTCGGATGGGCATAAGGGCCGTCCCGGCGCGTCCTATCCGGGAGCTTCGTTCTTTGGGGCCTATGGCGGACTGACTTGCTTCCTGATGGAAGAGAACACGCGAGACACTGTCTTCGAGGCGATCCGTCGCCGCCACACCTATGGCACCTCCGGCCCGCGCGTGGCAATCGACATCGAGGCCACGCTGCCCGAAGGCGGCACGCTGTATCACCGCAACCCCATCGCGCAGCCCGATGGCACCACCGAAGAGGTCACCCGTTGCACGATGGGCGATATTGTCCGCAGCAACGGCGCTTCGGCGCGGGTCTCTGTCGCCGTCGAGGCACCCTGCGGGATCGAGAGCATCGAACTGCGTTCGGCTACCGATGTGGTGACGCTCTGGCGCGGCTTTGGCGACAAAGACCTGGGCAGCCGGCTGCGGCTGATGTGGTCCGGCGCCGAATATCGTGGCCGAGGGCGCAACACGCGCTGGCAAGGCCGAGCGCAAGTTGCTGGTGGCAAGATCGCAGAATTCGCCCCAGTGAACCGCCTGAATCCTGAGCAGCCGTTGCAACAGGTTGGCTCAAACAGCGTCATCTTCAACACGATCACTACCGGAAATCGGATGGGCTGCGACTTGTGGTTAAAGGGTGAGACGCCGACCCTGACAGTCGAGACGAACCACGGCACACTGTCCCTTGACCCGACGTCCATGGGTGTCAGTCCGGTCGTTATGGAGGCTGGCGGACTGGCGCGCAGGCTGGTGGCCCAACGGCTTCCCGATGCGCCGCTGCAGCGCAGTGCCGGCTTCGACGCCGAGGTGGAGATCGCCG
- a CDS encoding L-aspartate oxidase: MKRIDTGRVVIIGAGLAAHYAALNLAPRPVLMISPEPLGEGASSAWAQGGVAAAMNPADSAAAHARDTVQAGAGTVDAQVAQAVADEARTHILNLTGLGTPFDRTPEGGYLMSREAAHSFARVVRVRGDQAGAEIMRALTAQVRAAAHIQVLEGMMATSLEVASGTVCGVEVVHCMNGLSAPCLIRGAAVLLAGGGSGGLYALTTNPPRVRGQVIGMAARAGAVIADAEFVQFHPTAIDCGLDPAPLATEALRGEGAILINRLGIRFMQDAHPDAELAPRDIVARAVFAQTQAGLAPALDTRTALGKRLLRDFPAVATACKKAGMNPLVSPIPVAAAAHYHMGGIATDAAGRTSLEGLWACGEVASTGLHGANRLASNGLLEALVYGRRCAMDIDAALGPVTGHQAGICMPDMPADALPRADLVAQLRYAMTNGAGVIRTARGLQDTLSNIAQIEATQPDSVPLSNMTATAALITAAALDRRESRGAHFRSDHPESDGPTGTRSFLTLTDARADVRLETT, from the coding sequence ATGAAGCGTATCGACACGGGTCGCGTTGTCATCATCGGCGCGGGACTAGCAGCACACTATGCCGCACTGAACCTGGCACCGCGCCCGGTGTTGATGATCTCACCAGAACCGTTAGGCGAAGGTGCATCCTCTGCGTGGGCGCAGGGGGGAGTGGCCGCGGCGATGAACCCTGCGGACAGCGCCGCGGCCCATGCGCGCGACACGGTGCAAGCCGGTGCAGGCACAGTGGACGCGCAGGTGGCGCAGGCCGTAGCCGATGAAGCACGGACGCATATTCTGAATCTGACAGGACTTGGCACCCCCTTTGATCGGACACCTGAGGGTGGATACCTGATGTCGCGCGAGGCGGCCCATTCCTTTGCCCGTGTGGTGCGCGTTCGAGGCGATCAAGCCGGCGCTGAAATCATGCGCGCGCTCACCGCACAGGTGCGCGCGGCCGCTCATATCCAAGTCTTGGAAGGTATGATGGCCACCAGCCTTGAGGTGGCTAGCGGTACCGTGTGCGGCGTCGAGGTAGTACACTGCATGAACGGTTTGTCTGCGCCCTGTTTGATCCGCGGCGCTGCTGTATTGCTAGCGGGGGGCGGCTCTGGTGGATTGTATGCGTTAACGACCAATCCGCCTCGTGTGCGCGGTCAGGTGATTGGCATGGCCGCACGGGCAGGCGCGGTTATCGCCGATGCCGAATTCGTGCAGTTCCACCCCACAGCCATCGACTGCGGTCTGGACCCCGCGCCATTGGCCACCGAAGCACTGAGGGGCGAGGGGGCCATCCTGATCAACCGCCTAGGCATCCGGTTTATGCAAGATGCCCACCCTGACGCTGAACTTGCCCCGCGCGACATCGTGGCCCGTGCGGTCTTTGCCCAAACCCAAGCAGGTCTGGCCCCGGCGTTGGACACGCGGACGGCCTTGGGCAAACGGCTCTTGCGCGATTTCCCCGCTGTTGCGACGGCCTGCAAAAAAGCAGGGATGAACCCTCTGGTCTCTCCGATACCGGTAGCAGCAGCGGCACATTACCACATGGGTGGCATTGCGACAGATGCGGCGGGAAGGACATCGTTGGAAGGTCTTTGGGCATGTGGGGAAGTCGCGTCCACCGGATTGCACGGCGCAAACCGGCTGGCTTCGAACGGATTGCTCGAAGCATTGGTTTACGGGCGGCGTTGCGCAATGGATATCGACGCCGCACTGGGCCCGGTAACGGGGCATCAAGCGGGGATATGTATGCCCGACATGCCTGCCGACGCGCTGCCGCGCGCTGACCTTGTGGCACAGTTACGCTACGCCATGACAAATGGCGCAGGCGTAATACGCACCGCGCGAGGGCTGCAAGACACCCTAAGCAACATCGCCCAGATTGAGGCGACACAGCCCGACTCGGTTCCGCTGTCAAATATGACCGCAACGGCCGCATTGATTACTGCCGCCGCGCTAGACCGCCGCGAAAGCCGTGGCGCGCATTTCCGATCCGACCATCCCGAAAGTGACGGCCCAACCGGCACGCGGTCTTTCCTCACTCTCACCGATGCGCGCGCTGATGTGCGACTGGAGACAACATGA
- the nadC gene encoding carboxylating nicotinate-nucleotide diphosphorylase — protein sequence MTHTPLPDLILEPLVRAALMEDLGTYGDITTRTVIPADTRYTARLNARADGMASGLQIAALAFRLIDSDLKVTAHKSDGDSIASGDMLMEIEGRAASILSAERVALNFAGRLSGIATLTADFVAQAKGTATRITCTRKTTPGLRLVEKQAVIHGGGFNHRFSLSDAIMIKDNHIAAAGGIRSVLQAVKAQASHMVRTEIEVDRLDQLEEVLDEGGADVVLLDNMDTPALRDAVKINAGRLVLEASGNMGIDRIAEVAATGVDYISSGALTHSAQTLDIGLDF from the coding sequence ATGACACATACCCCCCTGCCCGACCTGATCCTTGAACCTTTGGTCCGTGCCGCACTGATGGAAGATCTTGGCACCTATGGCGACATCACCACGCGTACCGTGATCCCCGCTGACACACGCTATACCGCGCGCCTGAATGCACGCGCAGACGGTATGGCGTCAGGCCTACAGATTGCGGCACTGGCGTTCCGGCTGATTGACTCGGATCTGAAGGTCACGGCCCACAAGAGCGACGGCGACAGTATCGCGTCAGGTGATATGCTGATGGAAATTGAGGGCCGCGCCGCATCTATCCTTTCGGCGGAGCGGGTGGCCCTAAACTTTGCCGGGCGCCTTTCGGGCATCGCCACATTGACAGCCGACTTTGTGGCGCAAGCAAAAGGCACTGCGACGCGCATCACCTGTACCCGCAAAACCACCCCAGGTTTACGACTGGTCGAAAAGCAGGCCGTGATACACGGCGGTGGGTTCAATCACCGGTTTTCCCTCTCGGATGCGATCATGATCAAGGACAACCACATTGCCGCAGCAGGCGGTATCCGGTCTGTATTGCAAGCCGTAAAGGCACAAGCGTCGCACATGGTCAGAACCGAAATTGAAGTCGACCGGCTCGACCAGTTAGAAGAGGTGCTGGACGAAGGCGGCGCGGATGTGGTCCTGCTCGATAATATGGACACGCCTGCCCTGCGTGACGCTGTCAAAATAAATGCCGGTCGTCTGGTGCTCGAAGCGTCGGGCAACATGGGCATCGACCGCATCGCAGAGGTCGCAGCCACTGGCGTCGATTACATATCATCTGGTGCGCTGACACATTCTGCTCAGACCCTCGACATCGGCCTTGACTTCTAA
- the panB gene encoding 3-methyl-2-oxobutanoate hydroxymethyltransferase, with product MSRPAQNKALNAADILARKGAAPLVCLTAYTTPVAKLADEHCDLVLVGDSVGMVLHGLTSTLDVTMEMMTLHGRAVARGTERALMVIDMPFGSYEESPAQAFRNAARLMADTGAGAVKLEGGRHMADTIRFLTERGIPVMAHIGLTPQAVNAIGGYKVQGRGTDAARIRDDAQAVADAGAFSVVLEKVPAALADDITARIAIPTVGIGASAGCDGQILVIDDMLGLFDAFKPKFVKRYAHLAADASAAIETYAAEVRARSFPAAEHVFTDQGTAS from the coding sequence ATGAGCCGACCCGCACAGAACAAAGCTCTGAACGCCGCCGATATTCTCGCCCGCAAGGGGGCAGCGCCATTGGTTTGTTTGACCGCCTATACCACGCCGGTTGCAAAGCTCGCAGATGAACACTGCGATCTCGTTCTAGTGGGCGACAGTGTGGGGATGGTGCTGCACGGTCTGACCTCAACGCTCGACGTCACAATGGAAATGATGACCTTGCACGGGCGTGCGGTGGCACGGGGCACCGAACGGGCATTAATGGTGATCGACATGCCCTTTGGCAGCTACGAAGAAAGCCCGGCCCAGGCTTTTCGCAACGCCGCACGACTGATGGCAGACACAGGCGCCGGAGCAGTCAAGCTGGAAGGCGGGCGGCACATGGCCGATACGATCCGGTTTTTGACCGAACGCGGCATACCGGTGATGGCACATATTGGGCTGACCCCGCAGGCGGTAAATGCCATTGGTGGTTACAAGGTACAAGGCCGTGGAACAGATGCTGCGCGTATTCGCGATGATGCCCAAGCCGTGGCCGATGCCGGTGCGTTTTCGGTGGTTCTGGAAAAGGTGCCCGCTGCTTTGGCCGATGACATAACCGCCCGGATTGCAATCCCAACGGTCGGTATCGGCGCGTCGGCTGGTTGCGACGGCCAGATCCTCGTGATCGACGATATGCTGGGCCTGTTCGACGCCTTCAAGCCGAAGTTCGTCAAGCGCTATGCCCATCTGGCCGCTGATGCGTCCGCTGCCATCGAAACCTATGCTGCCGAAGTCCGCGCGCGCAGCTTTCCCGCCGCCGAGCACGTATTCACTGACCAAGGAACCGCCTCATGA
- a CDS encoding GntR family transcriptional regulator — MNHRDTVLELHEDICGLLLRRLEQERTRNPRETKRSALRLVLMSAIRDGTFRPGDRLPPETEMASRLSLAPGTVQNALGQLQDLGLIVRRRGDGTRVADSEPMGPNIWHFRFGVKATGRPLRITSTRIEVLRTNDTGAWTHHLGEGPYNLIRRQLSGDGVHVGAEMYLPASLLNIEAIELSELEGVNLRTHLEGMLGKRTQKPETRVGAMALSLRHAAMFDLTPDMPVLHIEARTMLNDGTPFYFQNIYGPSELLTLEF; from the coding sequence ATGAATCATCGCGACACAGTGCTGGAGCTGCACGAAGATATCTGCGGCCTCCTGCTGCGCCGACTAGAGCAGGAACGGACCCGCAATCCGCGCGAGACCAAGCGCAGCGCGCTGCGCCTAGTTCTGATGTCGGCCATCCGCGACGGCACATTCAGACCCGGAGACCGGCTGCCACCCGAAACCGAGATGGCCAGCCGGCTGTCGCTGGCACCGGGCACGGTGCAAAACGCCCTTGGCCAGTTGCAGGATCTCGGTCTGATCGTACGGCGCCGGGGCGATGGAACCCGCGTGGCCGATTCCGAGCCGATGGGGCCGAACATCTGGCATTTTCGGTTTGGCGTGAAGGCGACCGGTAGACCACTGCGGATCACCTCCACCCGGATCGAGGTTCTGCGGACCAACGACACTGGCGCTTGGACCCATCATCTTGGCGAGGGTCCGTACAACCTGATCCGCCGTCAGCTGAGCGGCGACGGCGTGCATGTCGGAGCTGAAATGTACCTGCCCGCCAGCCTGTTGAACATTGAGGCCATCGAGCTGAGCGAACTGGAGGGAGTGAACCTGCGCACGCATCTCGAGGGTATGCTGGGCAAGCGGACACAGAAACCGGAAACCCGTGTCGGTGCCATGGCCCTGTCCCTGCGCCATGCGGCGATGTTCGACCTGACCCCAGACATGCCCGTGCTCCACATCGAAGCGCGGACGATGTTGAATGACGGCACACCGTTTTACTTTCAGAACATCTACGGCCCATCCGAGCTTCTGACGCTGGAGTTCTGA
- a CDS encoding Dabb family protein, with product MIRHIVFFTAKSECDVEDILEGLSILKEIPHAMKLEVTANRKSDPISQVVDVVVYGEFEDSAALDAYKAHDIYQESIRRVRPLRELRFAADIEA from the coding sequence TTGATCCGGCACATCGTCTTTTTCACAGCCAAATCTGAATGCGACGTTGAGGACATTCTAGAGGGGCTTTCGATTCTGAAAGAGATCCCCCATGCCATGAAATTGGAAGTGACAGCGAACCGCAAGTCCGACCCTATCAGTCAAGTCGTCGACGTGGTCGTCTACGGTGAATTCGAGGATTCCGCAGCACTCGATGCCTACAAGGCACATGATATCTATCAAGAATCCATCCGCCGGGTGCGTCCATTGCGCGAATTAAGATTTGCTGCGGATATCGAAGCGTAA
- a CDS encoding tripartite tricarboxylate transporter permease: MLDLILNAFAAALDPMNLMFIAFGIFLGIVIGVLPGLGSVTAMAVLIPLTFYMSPLAAIAFLVGVNKGGTSGGAIPAILLNSPGSHEAAATAWDGYPMAQRGEAFRAMKYALFSSVTGDTISDVLLILLVVPFASFALQFGPVEYTAVLLFSFALIAGIAGDSPLKSGMAIFIGIFLATIGLDPVSSSQRLTFGRIELYDGLSLSALAIGALALGSVVMQISDLATGRIEDEFAKNQSDTPEGRKLPAREFFSHWRTLIRGALTGSLVGMLPGLGVTLASFLSYSAAKRASKTPEAFGKGTPEGIVATESANSAVVGSNLIPTIALGIPGNIAAALLIGALVMHGVVPGPFMLQMHGDLIYGLFASMILANLFHLVIGRAGLSVWVQFARIPRRLILPPVLMFCIFGIYLPSQSLWDVGVMLVFAGIGVLFTRAGISVVCTVIGFLLGEMFETSLRQSLQLYQVDGLSMLASPVAAVFLLLAIGVVIRAVWRGTAKRKKIA; the protein is encoded by the coding sequence ATGCTTGATCTGATCCTGAACGCCTTCGCCGCCGCGCTTGATCCTATGAACCTGATGTTCATCGCATTCGGGATATTTCTGGGCATCGTGATCGGTGTATTGCCCGGTCTCGGCAGCGTCACCGCCATGGCGGTGTTGATCCCGCTGACCTTCTATATGTCGCCCTTGGCTGCCATCGCGTTTCTCGTGGGCGTCAACAAGGGGGGCACATCCGGAGGCGCAATTCCGGCAATCCTGCTGAATTCCCCCGGCTCGCACGAGGCCGCCGCGACCGCTTGGGACGGCTATCCGATGGCCCAACGCGGCGAAGCCTTTCGCGCGATGAAGTACGCGCTTTTTTCCTCGGTCACCGGCGACACAATCTCGGACGTTCTGCTGATCCTCCTCGTGGTCCCTTTCGCAAGCTTTGCGCTGCAGTTCGGTCCCGTGGAATATACTGCCGTGCTGTTGTTTTCCTTTGCACTGATCGCAGGCATTGCCGGTGACAGCCCGCTGAAAAGCGGCATGGCCATTTTCATCGGCATCTTCCTGGCCACGATCGGCCTGGACCCGGTATCGTCGTCCCAGCGCCTAACTTTTGGCCGGATCGAACTGTATGACGGTCTGTCGCTCTCGGCACTGGCCATCGGCGCACTGGCACTCGGCTCGGTGGTGATGCAGATTTCCGACCTGGCCACCGGCCGGATCGAGGATGAGTTCGCGAAAAACCAGTCTGACACGCCCGAAGGCCGCAAGCTACCTGCGCGGGAATTCTTCTCGCACTGGCGGACGTTGATCCGTGGCGCATTGACGGGTTCTCTTGTCGGTATGCTGCCGGGTCTTGGCGTGACGCTGGCCTCGTTCCTATCCTACTCCGCCGCGAAGCGCGCGTCTAAGACGCCCGAAGCTTTCGGCAAGGGAACGCCAGAGGGGATCGTCGCCACGGAAAGCGCCAACAGCGCCGTAGTTGGCTCTAACCTGATCCCGACCATTGCCCTTGGCATCCCGGGCAATATCGCCGCAGCGCTGCTGATCGGGGCCCTGGTGATGCATGGCGTGGTGCCCGGCCCCTTCATGTTGCAAATGCATGGTGATCTGATCTACGGGCTTTTCGCTTCGATGATCCTGGCGAACCTGTTCCATCTTGTCATCGGTCGTGCAGGCCTGTCTGTCTGGGTGCAATTCGCCCGTATCCCACGCCGTCTGATCCTGCCGCCCGTGCTCATGTTCTGCATCTTCGGGATTTATCTGCCGTCACAATCGCTGTGGGACGTCGGCGTCATGCTGGTCTTTGCTGGGATCGGTGTGCTGTTCACCCGTGCCGGAATCTCGGTTGTCTGTACCGTTATCGGCTTTCTCCTCGGCGAGATGTTCGAAACCTCTCTGCGTCAGTCGCTGCAGCTTTATCAGGTCGACGGGCTGTCTATGTTGGCAAGCCCTGTAGCGGCAGTATTCCTGCTGCTTGCGATTGGGGTGGTGATCCGTGCAGTCTGGCGCGGGACCGCCAAGCGAAAGAAGATTGCATGA
- a CDS encoding tripartite tricarboxylate transporter substrate binding protein has protein sequence MFYSFFKAASVAVALALPGVALAADYPTKPITLIVPYQAGGSVETMGRVFADALGNELGGKVLVKAQPGAGGKIGTTATANAAADGYTIALIPDSTILWPAIAEDVSYNLDSFTPMVTVALLQQALVTSKKSGIETFEDLVAASKAGKLSYADQNSISRAYVDYIAAQEGLDWVAVPTKGGGEMVPFLLGGKIDFAWSGGVHNRYLDDMNVVLGMIATPLQMTPDVPTIQSRYGIAMPTGTTIWAPAGLPEELKDKLIKASIAAAQSEAFTSLLNDKLGFPAAAISGDALTQTLNEVNESLVKVYETTKK, from the coding sequence ATGTTTTACAGCTTCTTCAAAGCGGCCTCTGTTGCGGTCGCCCTCGCGCTTCCGGGCGTTGCACTTGCAGCCGATTACCCCACGAAACCGATCACCCTCATAGTCCCCTACCAGGCCGGTGGTTCTGTCGAGACGATGGGACGCGTCTTTGCCGATGCGCTCGGCAACGAACTGGGCGGCAAGGTCCTTGTAAAAGCCCAGCCCGGTGCCGGCGGCAAGATTGGCACCACAGCGACAGCGAACGCCGCCGCCGACGGATATACGATTGCGTTGATCCCGGATTCGACAATTCTCTGGCCCGCGATTGCCGAAGATGTCAGCTATAATCTGGACAGCTTCACGCCGATGGTGACGGTCGCCTTGCTGCAACAGGCGCTTGTCACTTCAAAGAAATCCGGGATCGAGACCTTCGAAGACCTGGTCGCGGCTTCTAAGGCCGGCAAGCTCAGCTACGCCGACCAAAATTCGATTTCGCGCGCATACGTCGATTACATCGCCGCGCAGGAAGGTCTTGATTGGGTCGCGGTGCCCACCAAGGGCGGCGGTGAAATGGTGCCGTTCCTGCTGGGTGGTAAGATCGACTTTGCCTGGTCCGGCGGCGTTCATAACCGTTACCTTGACGATATGAACGTCGTCCTCGGAATGATCGCCACGCCGCTCCAGATGACACCCGACGTACCGACAATTCAATCCAGATACGGAATTGCCATGCCTACCGGCACTACCATCTGGGCACCTGCGGGCCTGCCGGAGGAATTAAAAGACAAGCTCATCAAAGCGAGCATTGCGGCTGCGCAGTCCGAGGCTTTCACCTCGCTGCTCAATGACAAGCTGGGCTTTCCTGCTGCCGCGATCAGCGGAGACGCACTGACCCAGACGCTGAACGAGGTCAACGAAAGCCTCGTCAAGGTGTACGAGACAACCAAGAAATGA
- the nadA gene encoding quinolinate synthase NadA, with product MLDQTALRTELANHYDLAPSPELAAAHAEIYGKMERVISPPDWAIFAPYIVAINKLKKQRKAVILAHNYMTPEIFHGVADVVGDSLQLAIEATKVKADVIVQCGVHFMAETSKVLNPSKTVLIPDMEAGCSLAESITAEGIAQMRAQYPGAPVVTYVNTTAEVKAASDICCTSSNAAQIVAAQESDTVIMTPDKYLAQNVARQVPQKRIVWWDGACIVHERFTAQDLNDFRTYNPDTHIIAHPECPPDVVDAADFSGSTSGIIAYVERERPAKAMLVTECSMASNISDSLPDVDFVGPCNMCPYMKKITLEKVLWSLHTMQGAVEVDASVADKARVAVQRMIDLSRQLAC from the coding sequence TTGCTTGATCAGACCGCGCTGCGCACCGAACTTGCCAATCACTACGATCTTGCCCCGTCACCTGAGCTGGCGGCAGCACATGCCGAGATTTATGGCAAGATGGAACGGGTGATCTCGCCGCCCGACTGGGCAATATTCGCGCCTTATATTGTGGCGATCAATAAGCTGAAGAAACAGCGCAAAGCGGTGATCCTGGCCCACAATTACATGACGCCAGAGATCTTTCACGGCGTTGCCGACGTCGTGGGCGACAGCCTGCAGCTCGCGATCGAGGCGACAAAGGTCAAGGCGGATGTGATCGTGCAATGCGGTGTACATTTTATGGCCGAAACGTCGAAAGTACTGAACCCGTCCAAGACAGTGTTGATCCCCGATATGGAAGCAGGCTGTTCGCTGGCCGAAAGCATCACCGCGGAGGGCATCGCCCAGATGCGCGCACAGTATCCCGGTGCGCCTGTCGTCACCTATGTGAACACCACGGCAGAGGTGAAGGCCGCATCAGACATTTGTTGCACCTCGTCCAATGCCGCGCAGATCGTCGCTGCGCAGGAAAGTGACACGGTGATCATGACACCTGACAAATATCTGGCGCAAAACGTCGCCAGACAGGTACCACAGAAACGCATTGTCTGGTGGGATGGCGCCTGCATCGTGCATGAACGTTTCACCGCACAGGATCTGAATGACTTCCGCACATACAACCCCGACACGCATATCATCGCGCATCCAGAATGCCCGCCGGACGTCGTTGACGCCGCAGATTTCTCCGGATCAACCAGTGGCATCATCGCTTATGTTGAACGCGAACGCCCCGCGAAAGCAATGTTGGTAACCGAGTGCTCAATGGCCTCGAATATTTCTGACAGTCTGCCGGACGTAGACTTTGTAGGGCCATGCAACATGTGCCCTTACATGAAAAAGATCACATTGGAAAAAGTGCTCTGGTCATTGCACACGATGCAGGGAGCAGTCGAAGTGGATGCGAGCGTGGCAGACAAAGCGCGCGTCGCCGTACAGCGCATGATTGATCTGTCCCGGCAGTTGGCCTGCTAA